The Gammaproteobacteria bacterium DNA window AATGTTTCAATACCCGCACGTTCAAATTCTTTCCCAGCATATATGCGAAAAGCCTTAAACGATTCTTGCATATTTATTTTTCTCCCATCATTCTTTTGTAAACGAGTTGTGCATGTTTATTAGCGTCGGATACATTTTCTGCTAGCACATTAAAATGTCCCATCTTACGCCCAGGCTTTGCACCTTGTTTTCCATACAAATGTACTTTGACATTAACATCATCAAATAATGTGCTTGACGGGAAAATATTATCTTTCCACGCATCACCAAGAATATTTACCATAGCTACCGCACAATGATTTTGCGTGTCAGCTGGGGTCCATCCACATATCATCCTTACTTGTTGTTCAAATTGAGAAACATGACATGCGTCCATAGAATAATGCCCGCTATTGTGAACGCGTGGCGCAATTTCATTAACTAGCAATTGATTATCTTGGTCAACAAAAAATTCTACCGTCATAATACCAACATAATCAAGTTGCTCTGCAATACGTTGTGAAATTTCACATGCATAAGTTTGTAGTTGTGCAGAAATTCTTGCTGGCACACTACTTATATGTAGAATGCCATTTTTGTGTTCGTTTCTAGCAATCGGGAAAAAACACACTTCACCTTGTTGATTACGTCCAAGCACGACAGATATCTCTAACTGTAAATTAATGCGCTCTTCCAATATGCATGGCACTTCCTTAAAAGAAGTGAATACTTGAATTGCTTGCTGTACATCGGCAACCACTTCTTGCCCTTTACCATCATAACCAAACTCTGCAGTTTTAATAATGCATGGCCAATTCATGTGTGTTGAATTATTAAGGTCTGATGCTGCGTTTACCTGAATAAACTTGGAGGTAGGCACACCTAGATCATTAACAAAAGATTTTTCACGGATACGATTTTGCGCCACATACACCGCATCTGGGTTCGGGCTCACTCGACAATAATCTTGAAGATATTTCAGAGTGCCGGCAGGAATGTTTTCAAATTCTGTAGTCACTACCGAGCAACCCGCACCAAATTCGGCAAGCGCATCGTAATCATCGTACTCGGCTTGAATGTGTCGGCAGGCCACATCTCCAGCAGGACTATGTTGATTAGGATCAAACACCCAGACTTTATAACCCATTTGTGCAGCGGCTAAAGCAAACATTCTGCCCAACTGGCCGCCACCTAGCATGCCAAGAGTTGAATCAGGTTCAATCATGATAAAGACTATTTGGGAGGAAGAACTTTGGCAAGCACTTGTTCACGCTGATTATCACGAAACTTAGATAGTTTTTCTGCCAGTGTTGGATCACTGTTCGCCAATATGGCAACGGCAAACAATGCTGCATTTGCTGCTCCAGCTTCACCAATAGCAAACGTCGCCACGGGAACACCTTTAGGCATTTGTACAATTGAAAGTAAGGAGTCTTGACCTTGCATGTATTTGCTTTGTACTGGCACACCTAACACCGGCACTGTACTTATAGCTGCCGCCATTCCAGGCAAGTGAGCTGCTCCGCCGGCACCGGCAATAATGCACTCTAAACCACGCTCTTTTGCACTGCCCGCATACTCATAAAGATACTGGGGCGTTCTGTGCGCGGACACGACTTTACACTCGTGGTCAATTCCGAACTCTTGTAAAACATTGGCGGCATTTTCCATGACTTTCCAGTCACTATCGCTACCCATGATGATTCCAACTTTAGCCATTGATTATGCTGTCTCGTTGAGAAAAAACGCGCATTTTCCTCTTTTTGACCTGTGAACGCCAGTAAAATTAGCAGTAAAATACAAATCAGAAGTAGGCATTTGCCGCCTTTCACACTACAATTCGCGTCTTTTTTCGAGATAAATCATGCCTAAACCGGTCTTTGAAACCAAATTTACCTCTTTGCCACTATTACACAAAGGCAAAGTACGCGATATCTATGAAGTTGATGCCAATCATATGTTAGTCATCGCTACTGATAGAATTTCTGCGTTTGACGTGATTATGCCAGGACCCATCCCTAATAAGGGAGCACTACTCACAGAAGTATCTAATTTTTGGTTTCAGCGTTTTAGCGATTTAATTCCCAATCAAGTCAGCTCTATGACATTAAAAGATTTAAATCTCACTGACTCTGAAATCGAACAATCTGAAGGACGTTCAGTTATCGTCAAACGCTTAAAAGCATTACCTATAGAAGCAATTGTGAGAGGCTATCTAATAGGTTCAGGTTGGAAGGAGTATCAATCCAAACAATCAGTCTGTGGCATATCATTACCTGCCAATATACCGTTGGCTGGAAAATTACCTGAAACTTTATTCACACCTTCAACAAAAGCTGAAGCTGGTGAACACGATGAAAATATTTCATTTGAAGAAACAATTACTTTAGTGGGTGAAGACATTGCTAATCAAGTTCGCAATGTCAGTATCTTGCTTTACGAAAATGCAGCTAACTACGCACTCAGTAAGGGCATTGTTATTGCCGATACGAAATTTGAGTTTGGCCTTGATTCAAAGGGCAAACTCACGTTAATTGATGAAGTACTTACACCTGACTCTTCACGTTTTTGGCCAGCAGATGATTACACTCCAGGTCAAAACCCAAGCAGCTTCGACAAACAATACATTCGCGATTATCTAGAAACTTTAGATTGGGATAAAAAAGCTCCTGGCCCTGAATTGCCTGAAGAAATTATTAAAAACACACAAGCAAAGTATCAAGAAGCCGCTGACAAATTATTATCTAAATAGCCCCTGTGAATAAAATCGCTGTCTTTGCCGACGTTCAAAATATCTATTACACAACACGCGAGGCATATCAGCGTCAATTCAATTATCGAGCTCTGTGGCAAACCATTGCTAAACACGGGGAGATAGTCATTGCATATGCTTACGCCATTGATCGTAATGATGATAAACAAAGAAAATTTCAAAGCACACTTGAGAAAATTGGCTTCACAATAAAGCTAAAACCTTACATTCAACGAAGCGACGGCACTGCGAAAGGGGATTGGGATGTTGGCATTAGCATTGATGTCATGGACTGCGCTAAAGAAGTTGATACAGTGATTTTACTATCAGGTGACGGTGATTTTGATTTGTTACTCGAGCGTATTAAGACCAATTATGCTGTTAACACTGAAGTGTTTGGCGTGCCTTCTCTTACAGCTAACTCTTTGATAAATGCATGTAGTGTTTTTCACCCTATTGAAGATAGTCTTCTTTTGTAAGACACACCCCAAATGATCCCTGCACGCGTAGATACAACCCGGTACACTACGTGTCCTTTCTGGCATAGCTGATAAATGTTAGCCAGATTTTGAAACTTTGGGCCGTCGGATATTTCTCGGACTTATTCCCCTGATGAGACAAAGCGTTTCGCGCAGTCCACTTTAAATAGGTACACCACATGACTACCGAAACGGTCACTCAATTCAATCAACTTGCTTTAAAAAATTCAATTGTCAAAGTATTGAATGACATTGGTTACGAAACCCCATCACCAATTCAAGCGCAGACGATTCCTTTATTATTAAAAGGCAAAGATGTACTTGGCCAGGCACAAACAGGCACAGGAAAAACTGCAGCTTTCGCGTTACCACTTCTTTCTAATATAGATTTAAAGCAAAAAGATCCTCAAGTACTAGTACTTGCACCCACACGCGAGTTAGCCATACAAGTCGCCGAGGCATTTCAAAAATATGCATCAGACTTAAAAAATTTTCATGTTTTACCTATTTACGGGGGGCAAGACTATCGCGGACAGATTCGTGGCCTTGAGCGTGGTGTACACATTGTTGTTGGCACACCAGGACGCGTCATGGATCACATGCGTCGCGGCACATTAAAACTTGCCAATCTGCGGACATTAGTCTTGGACGAAGCGGATGAGATGTTACGCATGGGCTTTATTGATGATGTCGAATGGATACTTGAACAAACTCCACCTGATAGACAAATTGCGTTGTTCTCCGCCACTATGCCACAGCAAATTAGGCGCATTGCAACAAAATATTTAAATGAGCCTGAACAAGTTACGATTAAA harbors:
- a CDS encoding 5-(carboxyamino)imidazole ribonucleotide synthase — encoded protein: MIEPDSTLGMLGGGQLGRMFALAAAQMGYKVWVFDPNQHSPAGDVACRHIQAEYDDYDALAEFGAGCSVVTTEFENIPAGTLKYLQDYCRVSPNPDAVYVAQNRIREKSFVNDLGVPTSKFIQVNAASDLNNSTHMNWPCIIKTAEFGYDGKGQEVVADVQQAIQVFTSFKEVPCILEERINLQLEISVVLGRNQQGEVCFFPIARNEHKNGILHISSVPARISAQLQTYACEISQRIAEQLDYVGIMTVEFFVDQDNQLLVNEIAPRVHNSGHYSMDACHVSQFEQQVRMICGWTPADTQNHCAVAMVNILGDAWKDNIFPSSTLFDDVNVKVHLYGKQGAKPGRKMGHFNVLAENVSDANKHAQLVYKRMMGEK
- the purE gene encoding 5-(carboxyamino)imidazole ribonucleotide mutase gives rise to the protein MAKVGIIMGSDSDWKVMENAANVLQEFGIDHECKVVSAHRTPQYLYEYAGSAKERGLECIIAGAGGAAHLPGMAAAISTVPVLGVPVQSKYMQGQDSLLSIVQMPKGVPVATFAIGEAGAANAALFAVAILANSDPTLAEKLSKFRDNQREQVLAKVLPPK
- a CDS encoding phosphoribosylaminoimidazolesuccinocarboxamide synthase, encoding MPKPVFETKFTSLPLLHKGKVRDIYEVDANHMLVIATDRISAFDVIMPGPIPNKGALLTEVSNFWFQRFSDLIPNQVSSMTLKDLNLTDSEIEQSEGRSVIVKRLKALPIEAIVRGYLIGSGWKEYQSKQSVCGISLPANIPLAGKLPETLFTPSTKAEAGEHDENISFEETITLVGEDIANQVRNVSILLYENAANYALSKGIVIADTKFEFGLDSKGKLTLIDEVLTPDSSRFWPADDYTPGQNPSSFDKQYIRDYLETLDWDKKAPGPELPEEIIKNTQAKYQEAADKLLSK
- a CDS encoding NYN domain-containing protein — its product is MNKIAVFADVQNIYYTTREAYQRQFNYRALWQTIAKHGEIVIAYAYAIDRNDDKQRKFQSTLEKIGFTIKLKPYIQRSDGTAKGDWDVGISIDVMDCAKEVDTVILLSGDGDFDLLLERIKTNYAVNTEVFGVPSLTANSLINACSVFHPIEDSLLL